TGAAAGCTTTTGATAAGATAATAGAATGCTAGTTTATTGATGGAAATGAGATCCTCAATACACAATTCCAATCCAAATTTTGTAGAGAATTGGAAAACAATCGAATCCCAATCCTAATTAATCAAAGAAACTACCTAATTCTAATtagcaaagaaaaataatcctGACGCAATTCAATCATAAATACTAATCTCAATCCTAATCAATTAAGGATTTGACCATATGACCCCCTAATGTACTCTAGTCCTACTACATCAATACATTCTGTGGGGAATAACATGGCTTATTGGTGGGGTTGAGAACTTTAATCTGTTTGACTACTAGTTTGAATAGGCAAGGACTTCATTAATTCTTATAATTTGGATCCTAGCATCTTAGTATTAGAGCATTGATTTTGGCCATAAGTCTTGATGTTGAAGGTGTAACAGTTGCTACTGGAAATAAAACAGGAATTTGTGCAAAGATGGACTCAGGAATTTGGAATTCTTAGGATTTAAAGAagattgttaaaaaaaaaagaaagaaagaaaaaggagaagataaGCCGTAGAGtccttttgaaaaaataaacaaccaCACAAAAGTgatgaaagagatgaaagaacAGAATCTACGGGAGGAATAATCGAGTTTGGTTGtgacaaaaaaagaataaccCAGTTTGGAAAATTATAGGTTGAACCAGATTAGATCTACTTGTTGTCAACGCACCCAGAAGATATCGGGGAATTTCAAACAAAGTTGGCTGACTAGATGGTGGCAAGCAAACCATAAAACACTAGCCTAAGCAAATAGACTAATCATGAGTCAAACAGGTGTTggcaatctttttttttttttgcaaaggtaTTGTTATAAATGCTGGGGTGAGGATTTGAACACGGGACCTCTTGTCCACAGGAACATACAGGTgccagttgagctaagctcatgttggcgTGTTGGCAATCTTTTGGAGGCTTTGGTTCAAAAGATACACGAGCTTTTCACAATCAAAAGTTCAGTAGGGACGTTTTTTGGGGAATTGGTTGCTTTATTTGCTTCTACTTGGTCTACTCCTAAAATCCCACTTGGCAAAATTGATATGAGAGTTTCCTATCAAAAAGATGTCTTTTAGGAAATTGATTGTATTAAATATGGCAATGTCACTTAGAAGTCAAATAAAGTTCCTCGATGTCAAACCAAGTGTCAATCTAGTGTCCTACAAAGAAACCTTAGAAGAAGCGGTGTACTACCAATTATGAGAATAATTTCAAAGTGAACTCTCCCTCAAAATGAGAGGAGGATTTTGTTTGCAGAGGAATGAAGTACAAGTTGTTAACAAACTTACATAACAACTATCACCTAATTCAACTAACTCTTTGGTTAgcattttacaaaaaaaggCCGTTTTGGCACTTGCATCGGGAAGAATATTGAAAACAGAAGAGTTTgatctgttttttttaatacagtTATTGCAGGGTTGGGGGATTGAACCTCCAATGtctagaaataaaaattatgtcAATAATCGTCTAGCTAAACCCACTTtgagaatttaatttatagtcCTATTTTCAACAAAGTTGGATTGGGGGATTTAACGCTCTTCTAGGACTTTTCGGACTGGGAAGTAAGTATGTCAATATGAATTCCCCAACTTCTTCACATTAACTCTTGACAAGGTAGCCTTCATTGCTATCTTATGGAATGTTGAATCTAGAACTTGGTAGTCCCTGTTTGAGAACTtttaaagaagatgaaattgaTGAATGGACTTGCCTCACTActttggtatcttaatattcaaAGAAAGACCCACATATCACCTGAAAACATAATGAGTACTTATATATGATTGGTTGGGTAGATAGTAGTGTtcattttttagatatttttccCTAACTGATTAACTGATGCTAGTTTTATGCAAGCCAACAATGTACTCTTTATATCATTCACCtatgaaataacaaataatagcATCAGGTTCGGGTTTCAGTGGtcacatttaattatttctctttcttaattttttaatggaGTTGGAGTTGTCCTCTACTTCAGTGTGTGTATTGTTCATGCCTACATGCATACATCCACTTAAATATTTGACCATGCTACCAATCCTCTGGTtggttttattatttcttaataattatCTCAGTCgtaaaacattaataatatattgacATTTTGATGTATGTGATCTTATATTCTCTTATGTAATTGATgtttaagataaattattatGATAAAGGTTTGCCATTTTGGCATTCAAAAATAGTCTTAGGAAGATGATTTGAGTTGCCTATGTTCTGTATTGTCAGGACGTATTTCAGAAATATGCCATTGAACCTAAGAAGGAAACTGTAGATTTCATACACGAGAGTCAGGAACCAAAAGGTTGGTTTAATGAATCCTTTCATCCaagtatttagaaaatattttgtctGGCCTTACAGTACACTTGAATCTTTTTGTATGATAAGCTACAGGTTTGCCACCTCCAAAAGTTGATGCCTTACCAAAGCATACCCACGAAAATGTATGAATATATTAGTCTGTGATGGAACGTGTACACTGCTTCTGTATTTCAAGGGGGTTTTGTGATTAATTTTCATGTCTTTTCAGAGTACTAAAGTTGGCGGTAGAGTTCAACCTACCGATCGTATGACTGCCGTGGACGAAAGTGGAAAACCATGTGAATGGAAGTTTGGGAGCTATTGTATTTGGCGACAGGAACATAGAGAGGTTATTAAAGATTCTATGgtaaagaaattgaaggatCAGCTTTTTGTTGCCCGAGCATACTATCCTACCATTGCAAAACTTCCAACACAAAGCCAGTTAACACAAGAAATGAAGCAAAATATTCAAGAGCTGGAACGTGTCTTGAGTGAATCAACTACAGATCTGGATCTTCCACTACAGTAAGTTGTGGTAGTGTTTATGAATTTATTGATGAAAAGGATTATAAGTGGAAAGTTAAAACTCAGGATCCAAAtctaagaaaaatgaaaagggacCAATGTTCAATTTTTCCATTAGCAAggaaggttttttttctttattatttgctaATACTTAACTATGACTATAGCCTGGCTCTACAGCTGATAATTGTGGTATATAATCAAGTTTTGTGAGTGTGGTTTATCCTTCACATAATCACATTTGCTTCTCACTTTTGAGGTCATTGCTGCTTGCAGTTTATCCAGCTTTGTTTTTGGAGGGATCTTTATATTTTGGGTATTTTATCACTAATGAGCCTAAGCCactcttatccaaaaaaagtTAGCCGAATCCTCAAATCTATCGCTAGCATTGTGTTCATTGTACTTGTTAGTGACTTCTCTAAAATTCATGCTAATGATCTAAGGCTACTTAGATAGCAGATAGATGGGAttgtttttaacatttttcatcaCTCTGATCTCTTAATTCTGTAGTTGGGACACTTTGTAACCTGAGGTTTTGAACCATCCCTGAACGTTACTAGCTTGTCTGCTTACATGCTTGCAGATATTTTCAAGGAGATGAAAATTCATATTGTTATGGAAACTAATTTAAACTACAATCATATTGGAAAATATTTAGCCTCTGTTGTATCTGATTGCTCCACTTTATGAcactttttttatcttttagtttaaGAAATCCTTATATTTAAGCCCTTGAAAACATTCCGGGTCTTCAATTTCTTATTCAGGATAGAGAAAAAGTCGCTGAAGATGGAAGCTACAATAGCCAAAGCTAAATCATTCCCTGTGGACTGTAATAATGTGGACAAAAAGTTAagacaaatatttgatatgaCGGAGGATGAAGCCAATTTTCACATGAAACAGAGTGCCTTTCTCTTCCAACTAGCTGTTCAGACCATGCCAAAGAGCATGCATTGCTTGTCTATGCAGCTAACTGTTGAATATTTTAGGATTTATTCAACCAAATTGGAGCTCTCTCAGGCCGAGAAATATTCAGATCCCACTTTGAACCATTACATAATATTCTCGAATAATATACTTGCATCATCAGTGGTTATCAACTCAAcagtttcaaattcaaaagtgaGTCAACGGTTCTTCTGTACTTTTAACCTATATATTTGCATTTCTTATCAAAATGATACTGATTAGCTACTCTTTGATGCTTTAGGAAAGTAGGAATCAGGTTTTTCATGTATTGACTGATGGACAGAATTACTTTGCCATGAATCTCTGGTTTTTGAGGAATAGTTATGAGGAGGCAGCTGTTGAAGTAATAAACGTTGAACAACTTAAACTTGATGATCATGAAAATGTGACTTTTGTATTGCCTCAAGAGTTCCGTATTTCCTTCCGTACTTTAACTCACTCCAGGACAGAATACATTTCAATGTTTTCACATTTGCACTATCTTCTTCCTGAAATTTTTAAGAACCTGGACAAGGTTGTGGTCCTTGAGGATGATGTTATCGTTCAGCGAGACTTATCAGCGTTGTGGAGCCTTGATATGGACGGAAAAGTTAATGGTGCTGCACAGTGCTGCCATGTGAGGTTGGGTGAGCTGAAAAGTATTCTGGGTGAGAATGGTTACGTTCAAAATGATTGTACTTGGATGTCAGGACTGAATGTAATTGATCTGGCGAAGTGGAGAGAGCTTGATCTTTCTCAAACTTTCCGTAGTTTGGTCAGAGAGGTAAGTCTCATAGCATTAAGTATTAACTGTGCTAAATTATGAAGGAAAGATAATTTTACAGTTTTAGATGTTTACATTTGCGTGCACAAACATGCTTCCTTGCATACCCACTGAATCAcactcaaaaaataaattataggaTCTTTTTTAAGATTTCCGTTATATATTCAGTTTAATTTGAGTAAGTCTTAATCTTCCCTCATGAATTCTTTCATCGAAGATGGATATAACATGTCTACATTACAATACCGCAGCCAATGCTCAAGCCTTTCTATGATTGCCACGTCttttttatgtcttttttttcaatcttttctcaataaaagcagttgtttctaattttttaaaaaacaattttcaattctatGATATATATCCACCGatcgtttttgttttcatgtaTCATACTCCAGTCTGTCCatctaacattttttatgataTCCAaggataaatttgaaatttctattgCTTTGAACTATCGCTTCCTTTCCCTTCATAACCATTAATGAACAGAAGTTGACGATGCAGGGCGGATCGACTGATGCTGTTGCATTGCGTGCAAGCTTGCTAACATTTCAGAGCCTTATCTATGCCCTTGATGATTCATGGTCTCTATATGGATTAGGTCATGACTACAAGCTTAATGTCCAAGATGTCGAGAATGCTGCAACGTTGCATTATAATGGGTATTTGAAACCTTGGTTGGAGTTGGGTATACCGAAATACAAAGCTTACTGGAAGAAATTTCTAGACAGAGAAGATCCGTTCTTGAGCAAGTGTAACATAAATCCGTGATAAGATGATGATTCTACCACACCATCTACTACATAGATTCCATGAAATCTGGAGCTCAACTCATCAAGTATAATTTTCATTGACAAATGGGATTCCCCTCAATTGATAAGTTCCCAACAGAGAACtcatttttttggtaaataaCTACTAGCTTCTTCCAGATCAAGTTTGCTTGTGGTGACTTCTGATAGCATGAGTTTTGTGTTATTCAATTGGGagttgatgaagaagaagagaaagttaTAGAGGTTTCTTTCTGTTTGTCTCCTAGTTGGGTTATTGAATGAGAATCTGAGTTGGAAAGTGTGgcaaataagagaaagatgCACAAAGGCAAGGTTGGCTTGGATTACTGTGCAAGTTTATTGAGAATATCTTGTTCTTATTTGTCTGTTGATGTCActcatattaatatataagatatatatatagttagacTAGGTTCTCATGATTCTAGTGAAACAAAGATTCTTTTTGACAATTCttattcaatttgattataGTGTTATTTGGGAGGCACTTTGCCTATTTTGGTCAGCTCTTTTCTACACTTTGATTGTGCAGCTATAATGATATACATGGGAAGTTGTGGCAGCTGAATCTTCTCAGCCT
This is a stretch of genomic DNA from Cucumis sativus cultivar 9930 chromosome 4, Cucumber_9930_V3, whole genome shotgun sequence. It encodes these proteins:
- the LOC101218632 gene encoding probable galacturonosyltransferase 7 isoform X4 — translated: MKGGGGGGSGASAYGFPAKRRWRGLVIGVLGLVILSMLVPLVFLLGLYNGFHTAGYASDPQNSKPDVFQKYAIEPKKETVDFIHESQEPKGLPPPKVDALPKHTHENSTKVGGRVQPTDRMTAVDESGKPCEWKFGSYCIWRQEHREVIKDSMVKKLKDQLFVARAYYPTIAKLPTQSQLTQEMKQNIQELERVLSESTTDLDLPLQIEKKSLKMEATIAKAKSFPVDCNNVDKKLRQIFDMTEDEANFHMKQSAFLFQLAVQTMPKSMHCLSMQLTVEYFRIYSTKLELSQAEKYSDPTLNHYIIFSNNILASSVVINSTVSNSKESRNQVFHVLTDGQNYFAMNLWFLRNSYEEAAVEVINVEQLKLDDHENVTFVLPQEFRISFRTLTHSRTEYISMFSHLHYLLPEIFKNLDKVVVLEDDVIVQRDLSALWSLDMDGKVNGAAQCCHVRLGELKSILGENGYVQNDCTWMSGLNVIDLAKWRELDLSQTFRSLVREGGSTDAVALRASLLTFQSLIYALDDSWSLYGLGHDYKLNVQDVENAATLHYNGYLKPWLELGIPKYKAYWKKFLDREDPFLSKCNINP
- the LOC101218632 gene encoding probable galacturonosyltransferase 7 isoform X2, which translates into the protein MKGGGGGGSGASAYGFPAKRRWRGLVIGVLGLVILSMLVPLVFLLGLYNGFHTAGYASDPQNSKPGFQPSHVDDVIRKLGPTLPKDVFQKYAIEPKKETVDFIHESQEPKGLPPPKVDALPKHTHENSTKVGGRVQPTDRMTAVDESGKPCEWKFGSYCIWRQEHREVIKDSMVKKLKDQLFVARAYYPTIAKLPTQSQLTQEMKQNIQELERVLSESTTDLDLPLQIEKKSLKMEATIAKAKSFPVDCNNVDKKLRQIFDMTEDEANFHMKQSAFLFQLAVQTMPKSMHCLSMQLTVEYFRIYSTKLELSQAEKYSDPTLNHYIIFSNNILASSVVINSTVSNSKESRNQVFHVLTDGQNYFAMNLWFLRNSYEEAAVEVINVEQLKLDDHENVTFVLPQEFRISFRTLTHSRTEYISMFSHLHYLLPEIFKNLDKVVVLEDDVIVQRDLSALWSLDMDGKVNGAAQCCHVRLGELKSILGENGYVQNDCTWMSGLNVIDLAKWRELDLSQTFRSLVREGGSTDAVALRASLLTFQSLIYALDDSWSLYGLGHDYKLNVQDVENAATLHYNGYLKPWLELGIPKYKAYWKKFLDREDPFLSKCNINP
- the LOC101218632 gene encoding probable galacturonosyltransferase 7 isoform X1 — translated: MKGGGGGGSGASAYGFPAKRRWRGLVIGVLGLVILSMLVPLVFLLGLYNGFHTAGYASDPQNSKPGFQPSHVDDVIRKLGPTLPKDVFQKYAIEPKKETVDFIHESQEPKATGLPPPKVDALPKHTHENSTKVGGRVQPTDRMTAVDESGKPCEWKFGSYCIWRQEHREVIKDSMVKKLKDQLFVARAYYPTIAKLPTQSQLTQEMKQNIQELERVLSESTTDLDLPLQIEKKSLKMEATIAKAKSFPVDCNNVDKKLRQIFDMTEDEANFHMKQSAFLFQLAVQTMPKSMHCLSMQLTVEYFRIYSTKLELSQAEKYSDPTLNHYIIFSNNILASSVVINSTVSNSKESRNQVFHVLTDGQNYFAMNLWFLRNSYEEAAVEVINVEQLKLDDHENVTFVLPQEFRISFRTLTHSRTEYISMFSHLHYLLPEIFKNLDKVVVLEDDVIVQRDLSALWSLDMDGKVNGAAQCCHVRLGELKSILGENGYVQNDCTWMSGLNVIDLAKWRELDLSQTFRSLVREGGSTDAVALRASLLTFQSLIYALDDSWSLYGLGHDYKLNVQDVENAATLHYNGYLKPWLELGIPKYKAYWKKFLDREDPFLSKCNINP
- the LOC101218632 gene encoding probable galacturonosyltransferase 7 isoform X3; its protein translation is MKGGGGGGSGASAYGFPAKRRWRGLVIGVLGLVILSMLVPLVFLLGLYNGFHTAGYASDPQNSKPDVFQKYAIEPKKETVDFIHESQEPKATGLPPPKVDALPKHTHENSTKVGGRVQPTDRMTAVDESGKPCEWKFGSYCIWRQEHREVIKDSMVKKLKDQLFVARAYYPTIAKLPTQSQLTQEMKQNIQELERVLSESTTDLDLPLQIEKKSLKMEATIAKAKSFPVDCNNVDKKLRQIFDMTEDEANFHMKQSAFLFQLAVQTMPKSMHCLSMQLTVEYFRIYSTKLELSQAEKYSDPTLNHYIIFSNNILASSVVINSTVSNSKESRNQVFHVLTDGQNYFAMNLWFLRNSYEEAAVEVINVEQLKLDDHENVTFVLPQEFRISFRTLTHSRTEYISMFSHLHYLLPEIFKNLDKVVVLEDDVIVQRDLSALWSLDMDGKVNGAAQCCHVRLGELKSILGENGYVQNDCTWMSGLNVIDLAKWRELDLSQTFRSLVREGGSTDAVALRASLLTFQSLIYALDDSWSLYGLGHDYKLNVQDVENAATLHYNGYLKPWLELGIPKYKAYWKKFLDREDPFLSKCNINP